The window TGTCGGAAAAGCTGGCTTACATTGCCGGGAACCATCAGGTGATCTGCATCACCCACCTGCCTCAGATCGCCGCCATGGCTGACTGCCATTACGAGATCGCTAAGGCGGTGGAAGAAGGCCGGACAGCCACCTCCATACACCGCCTGGGCGGAGAAGAGGTGGTAGAGGAGCTGGCAAGGCTTTTAGGCGGTGCGGAGATCACCGAGGCTGTGAGAGCCAATGCAAGGGAAATGAAGCGGCTTGCAAAAGAAAGCAGATAAGCTGTGAATTTTTGCAAATGATAATGAAAACCGGGAGTATGAAAGCATGATTGGATTAGGAACGCTGATAAATGTGGTAGGAATTACGGCAGGAGGCTTGGGAGGTCTTCTCTTTGGAAAGAGGATGGAGGAGCGGTACCAGCGCACGCTGATGAATGCGGCCGGTATCTGCGTGGTGTTTCTTGGTATTGAGGGCGTTATGGGAGAAATGCTGGTCATCCGGCAGGGAGAGCTTACCAGCAGAGGAACGATGATGCTGATCCTGTCTTTTTTCATTGGGTCCCTGCTTGGGGAGTGGCTGGACATTGAATCAGCCATGGAACGGTTTGGGGAATGGCTTAAGATAAAAACCAACAGCAGCGGTGATACAAGATTTGTAGACGGATTTGTAACAGCCTCCTTAACGGTCTGCATCGGCGCCATGGCAGTGGTAGGTTCCATCAAGGATGGAATCTCTGGAGATTATACGGTTCTTGCAGCCAAAGCGCTCCTGGATTTGATTATCATTCTGGTCATGACCGCGTCTCTGGGAAAAGGGTGTATTTTCTCAGCGATTCCGGTTGCCATATTTCAGGGAACCATAACGCTTCTGGCAAGACTTATTGAACCCCTTATGACGGAGCAGGCATTGTCAAATCTGTCCTTAACCGGTTCGGTTATGATTTTTTGTGTAGGCGTGAATCTGGTCTGGGGGAAGATGATAAAGGTGGCAAATTTGCTTCCGGCCATCTTTTTGTCCGTCGCTTTTGCTTTTCTTTTTTAGT of the Lacrimispora indolis DSM 755 genome contains:
- a CDS encoding DUF554 domain-containing protein, producing MIGLGTLINVVGITAGGLGGLLFGKRMEERYQRTLMNAAGICVVFLGIEGVMGEMLVIRQGELTSRGTMMLILSFFIGSLLGEWLDIESAMERFGEWLKIKTNSSGDTRFVDGFVTASLTVCIGAMAVVGSIKDGISGDYTVLAAKALLDLIIILVMTASLGKGCIFSAIPVAIFQGTITLLARLIEPLMTEQALSNLSLTGSVMIFCVGVNLVWGKMIKVANLLPAIFLSVAFAFLF